The Fibrobacter sp. UWR4 sequence ACACGCCGTTTTCCTTAGCGGTAGGCGGCTGGTAGTACGGGAACTTGCTGAAGGTACGGAACGGAACGATCACAGTGGTACGACCGCGAGGTACACCAGTGTTGGAAACGAAGAGTTCGTTACCAGCGTCGCCGATCTGGACAGTGATGGACTGCCATGCACGTTCAGAGTAGACGTCGAACTGAATGCCCCAGTGGTTGGTCCAGTCACGACCCTTAGCGTCGTGGTTTGCACCGTTCTTGGTGAAGTCGAGAACGAAGTCAACCCAGTCGGACATTTCGAAATGCTTAATCCAGAGAGAGTTGCCATCGAGGTTTGCAGACTTGTGAGGCATTTCGATTTCGGCCTTGGACTTAGGACCGAAAGACGGTTCCCAGTTATCCTTAGCGAACTTACCTTCGAAGTCAGAAATAACCATATCCGGAGCCTTGGACTTCCAGTTATCCCACTTGATATCCGGGTCAACCCAGTCGATGGTTTCGGTGAAGGTAATCTGGTCAACGAAGATGGTCACAGGAGCCGGCTTACCCGGTTCGCCCTGGTTTTCACCCTTGCCAACAGAGAAACGGATTTCCTGGATCTTATCCCACTGGATATCCTTAGCAACTTCGGCCTGCTTGTTAGCGTCCCAAGCCTTACCCTTGTCGCCGAACTTCTTCAGAGGAATCTTAACCAGCTTCCAATCGGTGCCGACCTTGGAGCCTTCGATCCAGTCGTTGAGGCTAATCTTGGTCTGGCTCTTGATATCGTTGCCCTGGTTGTCCAGAATACCAACGTATACCTTTTCGCCACCAAGCTTACCCTTGATCCAGAAGTAGAGACCACCCTTGTTACGGACGTTCTTCAGGTTGATGTACTTGCCTTCACCCAGAGAGTAGGTAACGCCAGACCAGTCATTGTTATCAATGTACATGGCCAGAACGTTCGGGTTACCCGGGGTCTTGGAATCAGCTTCGCGCTGAGCGGAAAGACCACCGTAGCTGTAGCTGAAGCCCTTCAGGCCGTTGGAGTAGAACACGCCGTTAGCAACCGGCTTAACCTTGCCGTCCAGCTTTTCTGCATTCTTCGGGCCATCGATGACGTCTTCATTTTCATCCCAGTAGACAATCTTTGCCTTGGGCTTGGCCTTCTTGTTGCCCTTCACCACTTCGATATTGTCAACCCAGACTTCGAAGTCGCCTGCGCCGCTCTTATCGATGGAGAAGCGGATTTCAGCGATCTTGTCCCAGTCAATACGAGAGGGGAATTCGGACTTGCGGGTGTTGTCCCAGTAGAGACCACGATCCGGGAAGTCAACCAGAGGAATGGAAACCTTCTTCCAATCGGTAGTGACAGCGCCACCTTCGATGTACTTGTTCATGGGGAGAACGACCTGAGTCTTCTTGCCGTCAGAAACTTCTTCATCGAGGAGACCAATCTTCAGCTGTTCGCCGCCCTTCTTACCCTTGATCATGAATTCGATCTTGGAATCAAGCATGAACTTGTTCAGGTCGAAGGTTTCGTTGTAAAGGCAGACGGAAGCACCGGAATATTCGCTGGGGTCCAGCTTAATATTCAATGCAGCCTTAGACTTATAGCCGCCATCCTTAGTAATGGTGATGCCCTTACTCTTGCCACCGTAAGCGTAGTCAAAGCCCCCTGCGCGATATGCATCGTCAAAGAACTTGTAAGGAACTACACGAGGAGCTTTCGGCTGGGCCATGGATGCAGTCACACCGAAACCGAGAACGGCTACGGTAGCTGCAGTCAGTGCGCGCTTCATCATATATCGTATCCTTTTGGGTTAGATTAGTTAAAAAAATCAGTTGTAAAATAAGTTATTCAGTTCAACAAAATGCGCTCGCGACCTGAAGTCGCGTACACAGAAAGAACCAGAATTACTTGGCTTCCTTCAGGAGCTTTTCAACCAGATCCGGGCTGAAGCGATCCTGACGCTTACCATTGATGTAGAAGTTCGGGGTACCCTGTACGCCGACCTTAGCACCCAGGTTGAAGTCCTTGTCGATACGTGCATTCATCGCATCGTCGAGAACACGGTCCTTGTTGAACTGGTCAATATCGAGGCCCACTTCCTTAGCCACAGCGACGTAGATGGAGTCGCCCAGTTCACGGGAGTGCGGTGCCAGAGCATAACGGTATTCCC is a genomic window containing:
- a CDS encoding carbohydrate binding domain-containing protein is translated as MMKRALTAATVAVLGFGVTASMAQPKAPRVVPYKFFDDAYRAGGFDYAYGGKSKGITITKDGGYKSKAALNIKLDPSEYSGASVCLYNETFDLNKFMLDSKIEFMIKGKKGGEQLKIGLLDEEVSDGKKTQVVLPMNKYIEGGAVTTDWKKVSIPLVDFPDRGLYWDNTRKSEFPSRIDWDKIAEIRFSIDKSGAGDFEVWVDNIEVVKGNKKAKPKAKIVYWDENEDVIDGPKNAEKLDGKVKPVANGVFYSNGLKGFSYSYGGLSAQREADSKTPGNPNVLAMYIDNNDWSGVTYSLGEGKYINLKNVRNKGGLYFWIKGKLGGEKVYVGILDNQGNDIKSQTKISLNDWIEGSKVGTDWKLVKIPLKKFGDKGKAWDANKQAEVAKDIQWDKIQEIRFSVGKGENQGEPGKPAPVTIFVDQITFTETIDWVDPDIKWDNWKSKAPDMVISDFEGKFAKDNWEPSFGPKSKAEIEMPHKSANLDGNSLWIKHFEMSDWVDFVLDFTKNGANHDAKGRDWTNHWGIQFDVYSERAWQSITVQIGDAGNELFVSNTGVPRGRTTVIVPFRTFSKFPYYQPPTAKENGVFDLKGVVSLDFKPGGEGSNGSFEIDNIKLTNQKEVKQAERPAVVKVDVKGTSDVLNPNISGGLFGINAALWDGDMLDNKKFKTQTWEYAKRINHGIIRYPGGLRADDDHWKEILDNHDWMVDTDEFLEWLKKTGSNAMFTVNFGSGTPEEAAAWVKHTNVDKKAGILYWEVGNEVYGNWHPYYEKYGKDGGTIYGKRARKFIEAMKKVDPTIKVAVLGVLDGAWNDNVLKETADIADGIIVHHYPQHYGEENDFAMLSAPQDLTPIYSRLHKTVDKWSKGKDKKLELWLTEWNSVDFNPGPQTIALENGLFVADYLGMLATENVDNAQYWDIHNDITPEGGDYGYLTRSAEECMNCPRPSYWAFQMASDALRGKLLKTEIKGDKESLLTTYYTENGGKKTLMVINKSPYSDYELKLDIPGFKGKAKMQVLDKSSEKLKEGWANDPSKKAKDVDVSKPVKVGKRTVTLFTIGK